The following are encoded in a window of Ricinus communis isolate WT05 ecotype wild-type chromosome 4, ASM1957865v1, whole genome shotgun sequence genomic DNA:
- the LOC8278267 gene encoding serine/threonine-protein kinase AFC2 isoform X1: protein MEMERVTEFPLPHLDRRPRKRARLGWDVPLVPKAQVGMFCAQEVGNVASYASSGANSDHTTTSSSVFLKGVAPRNGSPPWREDDKDGHYMFALGENLTSRYKIHSKMGEGTFGQVLECWDRERKEMVAIKIVRGIKKYREAAMIEIDVLQQLGKHDKGGNRCVQIRNWFDYRNHICIVFEKLGPSLYDFLRKNNYRSFPIDLVREIGRQLLECIAFMHDLHLIHTDLKPENILLVSPDYVKVPDYKGSTRSPKDSSYFKRVPKSSAVKVIDFGSTTYERQDQNYIVSTRHYRAPEVILGLGWSYPCDIWSVGCILVELCTGEALFQTHENLEHLAMMERVLGPLPQHMLKRIDRHAEKYVRRGRLDWPEGATSRESIKAVLKLPRLQNLVMQHVDHSAGDLIHLLQGLLRYDPSDRLTAREALRHPFFARDHLRR, encoded by the exons ATGGAGATGGAGCGCGTGACTGAGTTTCCTCTCCCGCACCTGGATCGCCGACCGAGAAAGAGGGCGCGTTTGGGCTGGGACGTGCCTCTAGTCCCTAAG GCTCAGGTAGGAATGTTTTGTGCACAAGAGGTTGGAAATGTAGCAAGCTATGCATCTTCTGGAGCAAATTCAGACCATACTACTACCTCTAGTTCTGTATTTCTTAAAGGAGTGGCTCCTCGAAATGGTTCTCCCCCATGGCGGGAAGATGACAAGGATGGCCATTACATGTTTGCGCTTGGAGAAAATTTAACTTCTCGCT ATAAGATACACAGCAAAATGGGTGAAG GTACCTTTGGTCAGGTTTTGGAATGCTGGGACAGAGAAAGGAAGGAGATGGTTGCTATCAAAATTGTACGTGGGATTAAGAAGTATCGTGAGGCAGCTATGATAGAGATTGATGTTTTACAACAGCTCGGTAAACATGATAAAGGTGGCAACCG TTGTGTGCAAATACGGAACTGGTTTGACTATCGTAACCATATCTGTATT GTTTTTGAGAAGCTTGGACCAAGCTTATACGATTTTCTTCGCAAAAACAATTATCGCTCATTTCCCATTGATCTTGTCCGTGAGATTGGAAGACAACTGTTGGAATGTATAGCAT TTATGCATGACTTGCACCTGATTCATACTGATTTGAAGCCTGAGAATATTCTTCTAGTCTCTCCTGATTATGTCAAGGTTCCAGATTACAAG GGTTCCACCCGATCACCAAAGGACAGTTCCTACTTCAAAAGAGTCCCCAAGTCTAGTGCTGTGAAGGTGATTGATTTTGGTAGCACAACTTATGAGCGCCAAGATCAGAACTATATTGTATCAACACGGCATTACCGTGCACCAGAAGTTATTCTCG GACTAGGATGGAGTTATCCTTGTGATATATGGAGCGTCGGATGCATCTTGGTGGAATTATGCACT GGTGAGGCATTGTTTCAAACACATGAGAATTTGGAGCACCTAGCAATGATGGAACGGGTGCTTGGGCCCTTGCCTCAGCATATGTTGAAGAGGATAGA TCGACATGCTGAAAAATATGTTAGAAGGGGTAGACTGGACTGGCCTGAAGGTGCGACTTCGAGGGAAAGTATTAAAGCTGTTTTGAAGCTACCTCGTCTTCAG AATCTAGTAATGCAGCATGTAGATCATTCAGCTGGAGATCTCATACATCTTTTGCAAGGACTGCTGAGATATGATCCGTCAGATAGGTTAACAGCTCGAGAAGCATTGAGGCATCCCTTTTTTGCAAGGGACCATCTGAGGAGGTGA
- the LOC8278267 gene encoding serine/threonine-protein kinase AFC2 isoform X2 — MGEGTFGQVLECWDRERKEMVAIKIVRGIKKYREAAMIEIDVLQQLGKHDKGGNRCVQIRNWFDYRNHICIVFEKLGPSLYDFLRKNNYRSFPIDLVREIGRQLLECIAFMHDLHLIHTDLKPENILLVSPDYVKVPDYKGSTRSPKDSSYFKRVPKSSAVKVIDFGSTTYERQDQNYIVSTRHYRAPEVILGLGWSYPCDIWSVGCILVELCTGEALFQTHENLEHLAMMERVLGPLPQHMLKRIDRHAEKYVRRGRLDWPEGATSRESIKAVLKLPRLQNLVMQHVDHSAGDLIHLLQGLLRYDPSDRLTAREALRHPFFARDHLRR; from the exons ATGGGTGAAG GTACCTTTGGTCAGGTTTTGGAATGCTGGGACAGAGAAAGGAAGGAGATGGTTGCTATCAAAATTGTACGTGGGATTAAGAAGTATCGTGAGGCAGCTATGATAGAGATTGATGTTTTACAACAGCTCGGTAAACATGATAAAGGTGGCAACCG TTGTGTGCAAATACGGAACTGGTTTGACTATCGTAACCATATCTGTATT GTTTTTGAGAAGCTTGGACCAAGCTTATACGATTTTCTTCGCAAAAACAATTATCGCTCATTTCCCATTGATCTTGTCCGTGAGATTGGAAGACAACTGTTGGAATGTATAGCAT TTATGCATGACTTGCACCTGATTCATACTGATTTGAAGCCTGAGAATATTCTTCTAGTCTCTCCTGATTATGTCAAGGTTCCAGATTACAAG GGTTCCACCCGATCACCAAAGGACAGTTCCTACTTCAAAAGAGTCCCCAAGTCTAGTGCTGTGAAGGTGATTGATTTTGGTAGCACAACTTATGAGCGCCAAGATCAGAACTATATTGTATCAACACGGCATTACCGTGCACCAGAAGTTATTCTCG GACTAGGATGGAGTTATCCTTGTGATATATGGAGCGTCGGATGCATCTTGGTGGAATTATGCACT GGTGAGGCATTGTTTCAAACACATGAGAATTTGGAGCACCTAGCAATGATGGAACGGGTGCTTGGGCCCTTGCCTCAGCATATGTTGAAGAGGATAGA TCGACATGCTGAAAAATATGTTAGAAGGGGTAGACTGGACTGGCCTGAAGGTGCGACTTCGAGGGAAAGTATTAAAGCTGTTTTGAAGCTACCTCGTCTTCAG AATCTAGTAATGCAGCATGTAGATCATTCAGCTGGAGATCTCATACATCTTTTGCAAGGACTGCTGAGATATGATCCGTCAGATAGGTTAACAGCTCGAGAAGCATTGAGGCATCCCTTTTTTGCAAGGGACCATCTGAGGAGGTGA
- the LOC8278267 gene encoding serine/threonine-protein kinase AFC2 isoform X4, translating to MHDLHLIHTDLKPENILLVSPDYVKVPDYKGSTRSPKDSSYFKRVPKSSAVKVIDFGSTTYERQDQNYIVSTRHYRAPEVILGLGWSYPCDIWSVGCILVELCTGEALFQTHENLEHLAMMERVLGPLPQHMLKRIDRHAEKYVRRGRLDWPEGATSRESIKAVLKLPRLQNLVMQHVDHSAGDLIHLLQGLLRYDPSDRLTAREALRHPFFARDHLRR from the exons ATGCATGACTTGCACCTGATTCATACTGATTTGAAGCCTGAGAATATTCTTCTAGTCTCTCCTGATTATGTCAAGGTTCCAGATTACAAG GGTTCCACCCGATCACCAAAGGACAGTTCCTACTTCAAAAGAGTCCCCAAGTCTAGTGCTGTGAAGGTGATTGATTTTGGTAGCACAACTTATGAGCGCCAAGATCAGAACTATATTGTATCAACACGGCATTACCGTGCACCAGAAGTTATTCTCG GACTAGGATGGAGTTATCCTTGTGATATATGGAGCGTCGGATGCATCTTGGTGGAATTATGCACT GGTGAGGCATTGTTTCAAACACATGAGAATTTGGAGCACCTAGCAATGATGGAACGGGTGCTTGGGCCCTTGCCTCAGCATATGTTGAAGAGGATAGA TCGACATGCTGAAAAATATGTTAGAAGGGGTAGACTGGACTGGCCTGAAGGTGCGACTTCGAGGGAAAGTATTAAAGCTGTTTTGAAGCTACCTCGTCTTCAG AATCTAGTAATGCAGCATGTAGATCATTCAGCTGGAGATCTCATACATCTTTTGCAAGGACTGCTGAGATATGATCCGTCAGATAGGTTAACAGCTCGAGAAGCATTGAGGCATCCCTTTTTTGCAAGGGACCATCTGAGGAGGTGA
- the LOC8278267 gene encoding serine/threonine-protein kinase AFC2 isoform X3, whose amino-acid sequence MFYNSSVNMIKVATVMHDLHLIHTDLKPENILLVSPDYVKVPDYKGSTRSPKDSSYFKRVPKSSAVKVIDFGSTTYERQDQNYIVSTRHYRAPEVILGLGWSYPCDIWSVGCILVELCTGEALFQTHENLEHLAMMERVLGPLPQHMLKRIDRHAEKYVRRGRLDWPEGATSRESIKAVLKLPRLQNLVMQHVDHSAGDLIHLLQGLLRYDPSDRLTAREALRHPFFARDHLRR is encoded by the exons ATGTTTTACAACAGCTCGGTAAACATGATAAAGGTGGCAACCG TTATGCATGACTTGCACCTGATTCATACTGATTTGAAGCCTGAGAATATTCTTCTAGTCTCTCCTGATTATGTCAAGGTTCCAGATTACAAG GGTTCCACCCGATCACCAAAGGACAGTTCCTACTTCAAAAGAGTCCCCAAGTCTAGTGCTGTGAAGGTGATTGATTTTGGTAGCACAACTTATGAGCGCCAAGATCAGAACTATATTGTATCAACACGGCATTACCGTGCACCAGAAGTTATTCTCG GACTAGGATGGAGTTATCCTTGTGATATATGGAGCGTCGGATGCATCTTGGTGGAATTATGCACT GGTGAGGCATTGTTTCAAACACATGAGAATTTGGAGCACCTAGCAATGATGGAACGGGTGCTTGGGCCCTTGCCTCAGCATATGTTGAAGAGGATAGA TCGACATGCTGAAAAATATGTTAGAAGGGGTAGACTGGACTGGCCTGAAGGTGCGACTTCGAGGGAAAGTATTAAAGCTGTTTTGAAGCTACCTCGTCTTCAG AATCTAGTAATGCAGCATGTAGATCATTCAGCTGGAGATCTCATACATCTTTTGCAAGGACTGCTGAGATATGATCCGTCAGATAGGTTAACAGCTCGAGAAGCATTGAGGCATCCCTTTTTTGCAAGGGACCATCTGAGGAGGTGA